In Pseudoliparis swirei isolate HS2019 ecotype Mariana Trench chromosome 9, NWPU_hadal_v1, whole genome shotgun sequence, a genomic segment contains:
- the lzic gene encoding protein LZIC, which translates to MASRGKSETGKLRQNMEGQLDRLMQQLQDLEECREELDEEEYEETKKETLEQLSEFNDSLKKIMTGDMTLVDELSGMQLATQAAISQAFKTPEVIRLFAKKQPEQLRTRLAEMDRDVIVGKLPRDVYTQQKMEILTALRKLGEKLASEDETFLTENATATLSQFEKVTANLGSEDKILALASCGVKTKA; encoded by the exons ATGGCCTCTCGAGGGAAATCAGAAACTGGGAAATTGAGGCAAAATATGGAAGGTCAACTTGACAGACTGATGCAGCAGCTTCAGGATCTGGAGGAATGCAG AGAGGAGCTGGACGAGGAAGAGTATGaggagacaaaaaaagaaaccctGGAGCAGTTGAGTGAATTCAACGACTCCCTGAAAAAGATCATGACGGGAGACATGACCCTGGTGGATGAGCTCAGTGGAATGCAGCTG GCAACCCAGGCGGCCATCAGTCAAGCTTTCAAAACGCCAGAGGTGATCCGACTGTTTGCGAAGAAGCAGCCGGAGCAGCTGAGAACCAGACTAGCAGAG ATGGACCGAGATGTGATCGTGGGGAAACTGCCGCGGGACGTGTACACGCAGCAGAAAATGGAAATCCTCACTGCCCTGAGGAAACTGGGAGAGAAG CTCGCTTCAGAGGACGAGACGTTTCTCACTGAAAATGCCACAGCTACTCTGAGCCAGTTTGAAAAAGTGACTGCAAACCTAG